Proteins encoded in a region of the Pelmatolapia mariae isolate MD_Pm_ZW linkage group LG16_19, Pm_UMD_F_2, whole genome shotgun sequence genome:
- the vgll3 gene encoding transcription cofactor vestigial-like protein 3: MSCLDVMYHQSYGAHYLPAAAYKATYYNHHHQQQQRKLSVYSKMQECMDQHQGGGRGILPREEVLQQGPAAAGAESGSRSSSDSELKDGIQPAETEYLSSRCVLFTYFQGNIGDVVDEHFSRALSQSSTFSGDTKPIRVTQPLASTTAGLWKDGGSLTEGQGSSAWNNTYPSQSSSCIPAVSVSVHPGFSSSPVSFNHQDGALWAGHMLSQASLSPAATLPDSWTYSLNHQSTSGYPNVHDVYHSHPHIHTRHHHPMLHTYPAHSPALDPRFNSLLLPGVRSQSQTSTNTGSSPHGEGVKAEIEPSSNNNVTATSVTWTPSGLHGSLEAYDTALDQTKAKTSVWF; the protein is encoded by the exons AGGAAGCTGAGTGTTTACAGTAAGATGCAGGAGTGTATGGACCAGCAccaaggaggaggaagagggataCTGCCCAGAGAAGAGGTCCTACAGCAGGGTCCTGCTGCAGCAGGTGCTGAATCAGGCAGCAGATCTTCATCTGATTCCGAGTTAAAGGATGGTATTCAGCCAGCAGAGACGGAGTACTTGAGTTCCCGGTGTGTATTGTTTACCTACTTCCAAGGAAACATCGGTGATGTGGTAGATGAGCACTTCTCTCGTGCTCTCAGTCAGTCCAGCACCTTCAGTGGCGATACCAAGCCCATTAGAGTGACTCAGCCTTTGGCTTCAACCACCGCTGGCCTATGGAAAG ATGGTGGCTCTCTCACTGAAGGTCAGGGAAGCTCAGCTTGGAACAACACTTATCCATCCCAGAGCAGCTCCTGTATCCCCgctgtttctgtttcagtccaCCCAGGCTTTTCCTCCAGCCCTGTTTCATTCAACCACCAGGATGGAGCTCTGTGGGCCGGCCACATGCTTTCCCAGGCCAGCCTCTCACCTGCAGCTACCCTTCCTGATAGCTGGACCTACAGCCTGAACCACCAGAGCACAAGTGGTTACCCAAATGTTCATGACGTCTACCATTCCCACCCCCACATCCACACTCGGCACCATCACCCCATGCTTCATACATACCCAGCTCACAGCCCGGCATTGGATCCCAGATTCAATTCACTCCTGCTGCCTGGTGTTAGGAGCCAAAGTCAGACATCCACCAACACAGGGAGTTCCCCACACGGCGAGGGGGTGAAGGCAGAGATTGAGcccagcagcaacaacaatgtCACGGCTACATCTGTTACTTGGACTCCTTCTGGTCTCCATGGATCTTTAGAGGCATATGACACAG CTCTTGATCAAACCAAAGCAAAGACATCAGTTTGGTTCTAA